In Pagrus major chromosome 23, Pma_NU_1.0, the genomic window GCTGTACGACTGTACAGAATGGCTTTGAGCTTAATGCTAAtgccagcatgctaacatgctgaaaTGACTACTAATATGCGGAATTTTAGCAGATACAATGTTTAGCATCTTCaacaatttaatttaacataatAGTATGGTTACAGTTGTTAGTTATGACTctgtacagctgaggctgatgggaaggTCATTTGGTCATAAcccaaagtattggacaaattcaAATTTGGACCTGATGAAAGTTACTATACCAGATTTCCAGCCAGTAAATACTTCCTCTGGGCACATTAAATGTCCATATCAAATGTTATCGAAATCATTTCAGTTGTTGATATATTTCAGTTTGGACAAAAGTGGTGGATCGACCATTGACTGAGTGACAGGCCTACATTGCCATCTCTTGAACCTGAGCTGTTAGCATGACTAAAAACCAGAAGTCAGAACGAAGCCCATCATATGATCAAGTGAAATCTCCAAACCTTGTGTAGTTTTCCTCTGATTCATCtcttaatattttaaataactgGACAGGAAAATGTATGTAAGGCTTGTGAAGTTTATTTAACTTTACAGTGGTGaaaaaacagtttaacagtAAATATTACCCTAATTTTCACAGCAGACCCCagtgttgaagaaaaaaaaaaaaacaagagtaaaAAACAGTCCCATACTTAAaccaaaaaagtattttctccCGTGTAACCGTTAAGTGTATGAATATATCAATGTTTACCTTTATATGCCCCAGATAGCATTATCGTACACCCTCTAGCACCAGTGGCTGCAGCAAATATAACATGGTACATCTTAAACTTAACATCTAGTATTTGCCGTAGGGGTTAGTCAACCTAAAGTTTGAGAATGACGGGGCATTTGAGGCATCAGTGGAGGCTGCAGGAAGCAGCAGGAGCCCCGTGCTGATGTCTCTCTTACACCGATCCATCGCCTGCTTGTATGATATCTTCTCTTTAGTGATTGGGTCCACCAGCTCTTTTGTGTGGGAAGTCTCATCTAGCAGGTGATCAGCAGTTGTGCTGTCAATCAGATTGTTGGTGAGAGCTTCTTGGACAGTGATGCGGCCTGCTTTAGCAGGGTTCACCAACCCACCAGTCAGACACTGCACCTCCATGTACCTCCTGGCATTTTCTCGGGGCATATACCCTTTCTCTGCTGCCCGTCCCACTGCGAGTCGCTCTTTGGTCACTGGATCCTCAACTCCAGTGAAGGCCTTCTGGGCATTCACAAGCTTGTACATGTGACCATGGTCAATTAAACCTTGTTCGGCTGCCTTGTGGACGGACAGTTTGTCCTTTTTGTTGAGATCAACGATTCCACCGGAGGCTGCTTGTGCCTCCAGCAGCGTCAGAGCTGTGTCGTTATCAATGATTTTGCGGGTCAGGGCACTTCTCACAGACATGCGGCTTTCAGTGGTGGTGTCAAAAATACCAGAGATTGGGAAATACTCGTCACCATTGAGGTTGTTTGAACTACTACTAAAGTGAGTGTTGAGGCTGGTGTAGGAGGACCTAAGGGAAGATTGCATGGAGCTCAAAGTAGAGATTGAGGTTGGTTTGGTTTCCCCTACAACAAGGAGggcaaactcagaaatgtgcATATTCCCTTCCTTGTAGTGCATCAGATCAAGTTGGGTCAAGCGACCGTCTCTCAGAGCATCCTTGACAGAGTACTGCTTTCCAGTTTTGCGATCCTGTAGGATTACTGTATCCCCATCTGGACCGGTTGAAGTGATTTCCTCCCAGTTGCACTCCAGCTTTGACAGCCTAATGTAGTGTTCACGAGTAATTAGGCCATGCACATAGGCATCATAAGGAGACATGTCTTTACCAGTTTCTGGATCCATGATGGTGACCTTCGTGGAAAGAGTTCTCTCTCTGGTGTGAGTTTCAGAATGTTCTTCTTGTTTGATGCTTTTCTGCAGCTCAATGATGAGTGAATCTTTCTGgtgcattttgtctttttcGTTGAGGATTTCTTTCTCCAGACGTTGCATTTCAGAGGATGTTTTAAGACTCCTCTGCAGTGCAATCTCGTCTCTCTCACTCACCAGCCTTGACTCTTGCTGGAAGGTTATagtgattttctgtctttcagacTCCAGTATTTTGAGCTGTCTGAGGAgatcctccttctctctctgaaGAGCATCTCTGGTGGTGATGACAGTAGTCTCCTCCTGAGAAGTTACAGTCTTCGACGTCTGCAGATGGGTtattttgatgttgatgttctgAAGTTTATCCTCCTGGCCACACCTAAGATTTCTCTCCTGTGTTACTACCTGTCTTAGATGTTCCAGTTCAGCTTCCACTGCTGGGTCTTTCTCTACACGAACAACTTCTCTGTAAATGACCTTCTCAACAGACTTCTCCTTTTGCAGAACTTCCAACTTGACCGTCAGGTTGCGAATTTCTCTCTCGACACGACTGGTATTAGTGGCCTCAGTCTCCAAGTAAGCACGTAAACCCACAATAACTTTTTCAAGCTGAGCGTCCCTCTCCACTTTGAAGACCTCCTTGATGACAACCTTTTCCTCAATGGGCGTATTTTCAAATTCATAAATGCAAGATTTGATCTGCCTGAGCTCTGAATCTAGTTGGATCCTAATCTGACGATCATCCATCTGAGATAGGCTAGTCTCTTTTTCTCGAATCAGGGTTCTGAGCTGTCTGACATCTATTTCAAGCTGTCTACGGGCTGCTATTTCCTCATTCATAATCCTGCTCAACCTCTCATGCTCCAGGATCTGCTTGTGGTCCTTCTGAATACGCACCACTTCCTGCACAACAATCCTCTCCTCTTGCTTCTGCTGTTCAAGAAAAATGTATTGGTTACGGAGTTCAATGACAGACTCTTCCACACTGCGGAGTAGCTGACTCTCTTCTCTCACAGTCCTTCGAAGTCTGTCAGCCTCTTTCTCAAGAAGAGGATCATTCTCATATCTGATGAACTCTGTAACAACAATCTTGGTCTCCACCTTGGATTTTTCAACCTTCAGCATGTCTCTCTCTTGACAGAGTGTGGTCAGCAGCTCTAGGGTAGAGTTATAGTGGAGTTGCAGACGGGAAACTTCGTTGGTTATTGTTTGTAATTCCCTGGTGACTTCTGGGCTGTTCTGAAGTTTGATCACCTCCTGGATCACCTCCCTGTATTCCACTTTGGGTTTCTGAGTACGCTGGGTAGTCACAGTTGTTGTCACTGTATTCATTTCCTTTTCCAATATTATGAGTTTACGGCTCCATTCGTGCAGCTCTTTCCTCAGACGCACAAGCTCGGCTTCCATCTCAGGAGTGACTCTGTAGAACTCATTGATGATCTCCTTAACCTCGACTTTAATGCTTAGCTTCTCCACTTCACTATAGCGGAGCTGAAGGGTTCTCATGTCCTTCATCAAGATAGCAATTtcccgtctctcctcctccaagGCTATTCGTAGTTTCCTTGACTCTTCAAGTGTTTCTGGGTCTTGCTGCACTTGTGTCACCACCCTGGTAACTTCCCTTGGTTGGATAGTGGAAATGACGCTCTCCAGTGTGTGTATCTGGCTCCTTGTGCTAAAAATGCTCTCGCTAAGTGTCTTGCAATGGGATTCCACCGTTGCAATATCACTCTTGAACATGAGAACAGCTTGCAGCATCTCTGGATCCTTTTCAAACCTCACCACCTCTTTTTTGATAACCCTCTCCCTGATTTTGGTTTTCTGCTGAGCAAGAACAGTGAGCTCAGTTTTCATATGATATACCTTGGTATCTCTCGTTTGGAGCTCCAGTCGTATGCTCTGCATCTCATCTCTAATCCTGGCAGCTTCTCTGTCAAGTTGCAGATCTCTCTCATACTGAGTCATTATCTTGCTCATCAGTTTAGGTTCTATTTTGGTCAGTTGCACTTTGGTTACTTTCTCTTTGTAAACCTTTATCTCTGAATGGAATCTTGACCTTTTGAAAGTTTCATCCTGGATCAGTTTGGTCAGGGACTGTAGTTCCATCTCCAGCTTGGGGTCACGGTAGTATTGtaccacctccttctcctccaccctctccactCCTCTTCTGTTCTTCAGAACTACAAGCCTCTTACGGTATGTTTCCAGCTCATGTTCAGCACGTAAGCGCCTGGAAG contains:
- the LOC141019221 gene encoding envoplakin-like, encoding MSRVYGSVKINKFQSSDLAELISRMQRNYDRAEKTLLQSEELLTVDKERDRQGMTRIHQKANANNLTEAERLLRELIVDLEKSKKTLNPQAPEIEKDMKTLQSRLVRDCATFRELYNQTLGLELTQSVNVRTVVEVVHPQRAVTVQSAPGDPRAADLASELDKIYRALEQCEEQILGRLRAPLGDRSPTQDLANRLHELEKSAQTVRKLESEKAAVQREMGPILAKKPLEPTASSLPPKLSAINNKIDDINTLIDLYTKKATASVNLEKQIRYTDGIMSGFEDQLAKDGVILDEHKALENRNKQLQLMHNNVVSKTDELNKLGRDLDLTEQACRHLQYSFNEYCPDIRRQEDEVKKLNNRYTVVKKLLKERSALIKEATSKNENFQIALQSLDFFLVNLPNNAIRLTDDVEQIRAKQNSQMRVMEDIRSKSKELDRVRGLSRDLQRVLYEYEDRSKSYRGTWNDDYDYDDNEDRNDVLILWRPQTMAQAIQRKEINLLNFYSEVSAENNQLLIQLETARNIKARNEEKVSQVIITRQIQSQRRDLEASVSLKNELSEETSRRLRAEHELETYRKRLVVLKNRRGVERVEEKEVVQYYRDPKLEMELQSLTKLIQDETFKRSRFHSEIKVYKEKVTKVQLTKIEPKLMSKIMTQYERDLQLDREAARIRDEMQSIRLELQTRDTKVYHMKTELTVLAQQKTKIRERVIKKEVVRFEKDPEMLQAVLMFKSDIATVESHCKTLSESIFSTRSQIHTLESVISTIQPREVTRVVTQVQQDPETLEESRKLRIALEEERREIAILMKDMRTLQLRYSEVEKLSIKVEVKEIINEFYRVTPEMEAELVRLRKELHEWSRKLIILEKEMNTVTTTVTTQRTQKPKVEYREVIQEVIKLQNSPEVTRELQTITNEVSRLQLHYNSTLELLTTLCQERDMLKVEKSKVETKIVVTEFIRYENDPLLEKEADRLRRTVREESQLLRSVEESVIELRNQYIFLEQQKQEERIVVQEVVRIQKDHKQILEHERLSRIMNEEIAARRQLEIDVRQLRTLIREKETSLSQMDDRQIRIQLDSELRQIKSCIYEFENTPIEEKVVIKEVFKVERDAQLEKVIVGLRAYLETEATNTSRVEREIRNLTVKLEVLQKEKSVEKVIYREVVRVEKDPAVEAELEHLRQVVTQERNLRCGQEDKLQNINIKITHLQTSKTVTSQEETTVITTRDALQREKEDLLRQLKILESERQKITITFQQESRLVSERDEIALQRSLKTSSEMQRLEKEILNEKDKMHQKDSLIIELQKSIKQEEHSETHTRERTLSTKVTIMDPETGKDMSPYDAYVHGLITREHYIRLSKLECNWEEITSTGPDGDTVILQDRKTGKQYSVKDALRDGRLTQLDLMHYKEGNMHISEFALLVVGETKPTSISTLSSMQSSLRSSYTSLNTHFSSSSNNLNGDEYFPISGIFDTTTESRMSVRSALTRKIIDNDTALTLLEAQAASGGIVDLNKKDKLSVHKAAEQGLIDHGHMYKLVNAQKAFTGVEDPVTKERLAVGRAAEKGYMPRENARRYMEVQCLTGGLVNPAKAGRITVQEALTNNLIDSTTADHLLDETSHTKELVDPITKEKISYKQAMDRCKRDISTGLLLLPAASTDASNAPSFSNFRLTNPYGKY